The Candidatus Nitrospira nitrosa sequence TGTAGTCCTGGCTGACGGGAAACACTACCGTACGACTCATGCAGTGTTGTGCACTGTCAGTCGTTACTTGGCTTCGACGATGTCGCTCTTCATCGGCCCAAGGATGCCCAAAAGCTCGCCCTTTTCCTTTGCCGGAACGTTGAAGGTATCCAAGGCGCTGACCAGGTCTTCCACGAGCGCACCAAAGGCAGCGTCAGTGACCTTCATGCCCTTGTGCGTGGTCTTCATATCCCGACCAGAGTAGCTGCAGGGCCCACCGGTCGCCATACAGACCTGCTCGACCAAGAGCTTGTTGAGCTTCTTGAGGTCGGTGGTCGCAAAGTAGCTATTGATCCGCTTGTCGCCGCCCACGTTGGCGATGAACTTGGTGACCACGGCTTGAATCGCGCCCTGTCCGCCGAGCCGCTCATAGAGAGAGGCATCTGCGGCAAAGGACGTGGCGCTGCTCAGCGTCCACGCAGCTGCGACGGCAACGACCATGCTCATAATCTTCTTGCTAAACGACATATCTCTACTCCTTTGTGTGAGAATGAATTGACTATACGACCTCGGTTCCCCGCTCATTCATTACGGGTTCCAGGGAGTGTTGGGCATCAATTGACCCTTGTAGTCCTTCGGATTCTGGTTGGCAATCACCACTGCGATCGCGCCGCGCAGCGCGCCCGTCAAGGAGTGGGTCACCACCGGATAGGCTCCTGGGTTATCCACGATCATATCAAACGTGGCCCCGCTGCCTGGACCGACCACATAGGTCTGGACCCCCGTGAACTTGTTCGCCGGGTTGCCGCTTTCATAGACATTGTCCCAGATTTCAGCGATCGGATGGAGCGCCGAGAACTCGTTCGGGCCGGCATTCACGAAGTAAATGCGTACCCGTTCACCAACCTTGACTTCCAACGGCTCTCCACCAGGGAAGAATGGGTGATACTTGAAGATCCCCCCGTTGAAAATCGTATTGTCCCACTTCCGATCAAACATTGCCTGCACGTTGTCCGGGTTCTTCCAGAACTCGGATTGGACCAGGACGAATTCACGATCGGCCTTTGGCCACGCACTGGCATCCTTCGGGTCCACAATGATGGCACCGAACATGCCACGAGCCACGTGCTGAATCATGGGGCTGGCACCGCAGTGATAGAAGAACACACCTGGCTTCTTTGCGACGAAGGAGTACTTGTGTGTCTCGCCCGCTGAAACGGTCTTGTGGTAGTTCTTCAAGAAGTCGAGCTCCGCCGCATGGAAGTCCATCGAATGCGGGAAGGAGTTGTTCTTGTCGCCGATCAGGGTGAAGTTTACCGTATCGCCTTCGGTGACCCGCACGACCGGGCCTGGCATTTGTCCGTTGAACGTCCAGGCCTTGTATTTTGTCCCGTTCCCGTCAACGACGATTTCCGTTTCCATCGCGGTGAAGGTGACCTCATGAACCTTTGCCCCTGCGGACGCAGGCATAGTAATACATCCGCTGCCTCCCAGAAGGACAGCAAGTCCTAGGGTGGATGCAAGCAAACGAAACCTCTGCATAGTAGCCTCCCTTGAGTTTGGTTTTATGGCACAGAAAGCGCTGCAGCGAGCGAGCACGGTCAATTTAGTCCCCTCCCACCCACTCGTCGAGCAGTCGCCGGATCAACTATCTATCAAATTCGGACCGGAAAGTACAATACATATGGTGTCTTCTGGCGTCTTCTGAAACTTCCCTGCTTCCTTTATTACGGAGTACCTGGCTCATACATGAGCCATTTTGTAAACGAGGCTCTCAAAACTACGCATGATGCGTGCCATCACCATGACGGCACGGTACTGTGGTGTTAGCTCTAGCCTTCACCTCGAAAAACAATGGTCTTTCAAACCATTTGCTGAGACGGTCATTTGGACGTATCGATTGTGATCGTTGAAGGGAGCAAGGGAAGAGGGGTGATAAGAATCTAAAGAGATACACCCTGTATCCAATTCGATTCATGTCGCAACTTTTTTCTGGAGCATCGGTTGGATGGGCCGTCCGTATTAAGATCGGTGAAAGTTCGAGAGGTAGCTGAACCTGTATGCAGTAATCTGAGTTTATGAGCGGGTTTTGTTTTTCTGTGCGATGGCGATATTTCGCTGAAAGCCATGGATTTTGGCCCGTCGAATCGGACTCTGCTGAAACAAGGTGAGAAAGGTCTGCTCATCGAGTCGGGAAAGTTCATCCAGGCTCGGTGCGAGGGTGACCGCAGAAGGTTGGAAGGCGCTCTCGCGGGTTGGTTCAGCGCGCAAGTTAAACGGGCAGACATCGAGGCAATCGTCGCATCCGAATATTTTGTTTCCCATACCTGCATGTAACTCTTGAGGAATTACGGATTCATCTCCGCGCAGTTCGATGGTGAGGTAGGAGATACATCGTGTGGCATCGATCTCATAGGGTTGCACGATCGCATTGGTGGGGCAGGCTTGGATACAGAGTGTGCAGCTGCCGCAGAGGTCGGTCGCCGGTGCGTCGGGTTCGAGTTCCACGGTCGTGAGGATTTCTCCTAGGAGCAGCCATGAACCATGGTCTGCAGATACCAGGTTGGAATGTTTGCCGATCCATCCTAAGCCAGCTTGCTCTGCCCAAGCTTTTTCCATGAGAGGTCCGGTATCGGAATACGAACGAGTGTGTGTGGCAGGGGCCAGGATTTTGATGAATTCTTCCAATTGTTTCAGTCTCGTCTCGAAGACTTTGTGATAATCCTTGCCCCACGCGTACCGCGCGATCCGACCATGACCTGGTTGCTCATTCGCGCGATGATCGGTCAGATAGTTGATTCCCACGGAAATGATCGACTGACATCCGGGCAGGACCACGCGAGGATCGGCGCGCTTGTCTGGAGCCCGTTCCATCCAGGTCATCGTGCCGTGGTAGCCGCGGCGGAGCCATTCAGTCAATCGGTGGTAGAGCTGTGGCACGATCTTGGTTGCGTTATCCGAGCACGGTTCGAGTGGCTGGGGAGTGAGCGTTGACGGTGCATCATTGTTCGCAAGTCGCACGATTCCGATGGCATCAAACCCTAATGTGCGAGCCTGTTGTTTGATTGCCGTCGTGAGAGACATGAGTTTCGGTGAGTTTACTGTTGAGTTGTGCAACCGAACCGAACACTGAAGTGAGCTGAACAACGGATCGATTGGCATCGACCGCAGGCGCCGGTAATTTTGGTCTTCCAGTCAGTCTCTTTCTCATCAAACCGGCATTGTACCCGCCCGCCTTTTGAGACCGTGGCCCATGGCTGTTTGGTCCCTGGGATCGAGGCGACTACGCAGCCTTGGGGAAAGGGCACACGGCAGGGGCTTCCCGTCTCTCCCTGTTCCATGGCAAAGCTGCACGAGAGCTCTGTTGTCGCTCCACTGTCCTCCACCCCTTGCGCATGACCGTTAGGGGGACAGGTCAGCAACATCAGCAGAAACGCAGAATACAACAGGAATGTGCCGTGTCTTGGCCGCATCGTTGCCGATGCTAGCATAGTCCTTTGTCTTGCGGCCATGGCGAGGGCCGCGTAGAATCCTCCCCTACGCTTCTATTCTCACCAATGGAGGCATCATGCTCGCGACGAGGATTACCCAAAAAGAAGGGACGTTTTATTTTATTGCCTATAAGGCTGACCATCTGTTGGACAAGGTGCGCTTTACGAGCCGGTACTATTTTGAAGGTGAGGAGATCGCGCAGGCGAAGATTACCGAGCACGATGAGGTCGCGCAGTTCATTGCGGGAATTGAACGGAGCGAGAAGGGCTTTCAGCGCGTCCTGAATCGGCAGAAGATCAAGCAGATCGTCAATCTCTATGAGACCGTCGTGGCGCAACCGATGATTCCCGGCACGGTGTTGCTCTTTACCGATGAAACGCTCCGTTTCCAGAAACTCGACGGTTCGGAATCGATCGGCAATCTGAGCGAGCCGAAAGGAAAATATCTGGTTATTGACGGACAACATCGTCTCGCCGGACTGCACTTCTTCCATGAGAAACATCCGGACCAGAGCCTGCAGGTTGAAGTTCCCTGCCTCTTGTTCGACGGGCGAAGCGCCGACTTTGCGACGGAGATGTTCGTCATCATCAACTCGACCCACACGCGCATCAACCGGTCTCATTTGGTCGATCTGTATGAGAAGGTGTCCTGGGAGAGCCCGGAGAAGAAGTTCACGGCCAAAGTTGTGAATCTGCTCTACAGCGAGTCCGACTCGCCGCTGCAGTACAAGATCAACCGTCTGGGAGGACGGAGCAAGCAGGAAAAATGGGTTTTGCAGTCCGAGGTGTTCAACGAGCTGTTAAAACTTGTTACGGCCCACAAACGATGGATCGAATCGCATCTGGATATGAAGGCCGTTCGCTGTTATGCGTTGGTGCGTGACTATTTTAAAGGCGTGAAGGACGTGATGGGTGAACCCTGGGGACAGAATGACCGCTATATGTTCACCCGTGATGTCACCCTCAAGGCCTTGATCCGGGTGCTGGACGACCTGATTGTGGATCGTAAACTCATAACCGCCTGGGAGGAGCAACGTTCACACCAACCCTTCGCCGAGCTGGTGAAGCCGTGGGCGACGCTCACCAAGGATTTCCGCGCCGACGGCTTTTATGAACGGTTCCCCGCGAAAGGCCAACTTGAACGTGTTCGCAAAATTCATCAGCGGTTGCTGGACGCGATTGTCGGGTAGACGAACAGGGGCAGCCCGGACCCTTCTCGCGCTGATCGCGTTCGAGCTGCTTCTGTCCGTCGCTGTCATGGGGGCAGCGGTTTCGGGAGGAGCTGAGACGGATCGGTTAGAAGTGGCCGTTGAGCCACAAGGGGGTGTCCGCGCGACGGCGCAGGTCCTATTCCCAGCAACCTCGGCTGTGATCCAGTCGCTATTGACCGATTACCAGCATTGGCCGGAGTTGTTTGAAGTGCGGATGAAAGTGGTGCAGGTGCTCGTGCGGGATGGCGTGGCGACGGTCGATCTTCGTATCGAACATCCGTTGATGCCCGGCGAACGGAAGTTGGTGACAGAGTCCACGATCTTGCCGAACGGCGGTCTCGTAACGGATCTTACCGGTGGCGACTTTAAGCGGTATCACCGGGTCTGGAAACTTCAATCGATCGAGGCGGGGACGCAGACGCGGGCCGATTTCGAGCTGGTCGTTGAGCCTCACACCTTCGTACCGGATCGAATTATTGCGATCGTCATGCGTCAGGAACTGGAAACCCATTTTCGGATCGTGAAACAAAAGGCACTGGAACAGGCCAAGCGGTAATGGCGATGCCAAGACCCATGCTCTCCGGGCTCTACGTCATTCTTGATCCATCAGTCTGCCCAGACCGTCCGCTTCATGAGGTCTTGACGGTTTCTGCCCAAGCGGGTGCCACACTGTTTCAGTACCGGAATAAGTCAGCCTCAATGAAAGACGCCTATATCGAGGCGATGGAGCTTCGGAAGCTTGCCGCTGAGCTTGAAGTCCTGTTCATCGTCAATGATCGCTGTGATCTGGCATTGGCGGTCGATGCAGACGGCGTGCACCTCGGTCAAGGAGATTTGCCGCTGAATCTCGCACGCAAGGTGATGGGGCCTGACAAGCTGATCGGTATCTCAACGCATCATGCGGAGCAGGTACGGGCTGCGACGGCGGGCCAACCCGATTATCTCGGCTTCGGTCCGATTTTTAAGCCTGTCTCGAAACTTGATCATGATCCGGTTGTTGGCATCGCTGGATTGAACGCGATCCGCGCACTGACGCCGCTTCCCATCTTTGCCATTGGAGGTATGACACTCGATCACGTGCAGGATGTGATCGGCGCAGGAGCGAACGGGGTCGCCGTGATCTCCGCAATTCTCAAGGCATCGGATATCAGGCACACGGTCAGTGACTTCGTCGCCCGGCTTGCAAGACCAACTTCGCCAAGTGTGTGATGGCAGCAGAGCGGGCCAGCCGGATGACGGTGGGTCGGAATCGGCCTGGGAGACCTGGCGCAAACGGAAGAGGGCCAAGCACGGGAACACCGGCTTGTTTGCGGAGTATGTCGAGTGTGGAACGTTCTTGGATCCGCGACATATCTGATCGAACTGACTGCGTTTGATTAAGGACGAGCGCCACGACGGTGATCTTCCTTCGCTGAAGGACCTCAATCGTCAGGAGTGCATGGTTGATGCCTCCCAGTCCAGACCGTCCAACGACCACAACGGGAAGGCGCAATTGTTTAATGAGATCCGTTACCATGACTTTCGGTGTAACCGGCACCAGTACGCCTCCGACTCCCTCTATGACAAGATGGTCGTACTGCTTGGACAAGAGTCGATAGACCTTGCTAATTGTCTCCAGATTGATGGTCTGGCCTTCGGCCTGTGCGGCGGTGAGGGGAGCGCTCGGAATTTTAAAGGCATAGGGGCGAATTGCTCCGAGAGGCTCTTCGCTCTCAATAGTTGATCGCAACCGGGCGGCGTCAGACTGGTTTTCCGTGGCCGGGGACACCCCGGTCTCGATCGGTTTCATGACGCCGACTGAGTAGCCATGCTTTTTCAGATGAAGCGCGAGTGCAGCCGCCACCAATGTCTTTCCGACGCCAGTGTCAGTACCGGTTATGAATATGCCGTGGTTCATGGGTAAGAGTGGACGGCGTATAGCTTGAGAGAATTAACCCTTTGCTGCACATAAGCTGTGGTGGTCAGCTATAGGGCATAAGTTATTTGCTGTTCGCTACAGATGCCGACTATCGCAATTCCACACTTGTCCTGACACATCTTTAAGCTGAGCCAGTCGGACTATGGTTCCCGTCACTTCCTCGATAGCGGGGGATCGGCGTAGGGCATGATCTGGCCATCCGCTTCCTTCGGGGAAGATGCCCTCGGTTAAGTCAGTCTTTTGCCATCCAGGCAATAGGAGATTCACTCGGATGTTCTGCAGTCC is a genomic window containing:
- a CDS encoding group I truncated hemoglobin → MSFSKKIMSMVVAVAAAWTLSSATSFAADASLYERLGGQGAIQAVVTKFIANVGGDKRINSYFATTDLKKLNKLLVEQVCMATGGPCSYSGRDMKTTHKGMKVTDAAFGALVEDLVSALDTFNVPAKEKGELLGILGPMKSDIVEAK
- a CDS encoding multicopper oxidase domain-containing protein, with translation MQRFRLLASTLGLAVLLGGSGCITMPASAGAKVHEVTFTAMETEIVVDGNGTKYKAWTFNGQMPGPVVRVTEGDTVNFTLIGDKNNSFPHSMDFHAAELDFLKNYHKTVSAGETHKYSFVAKKPGVFFYHCGASPMIQHVARGMFGAIIVDPKDASAWPKADREFVLVQSEFWKNPDNVQAMFDRKWDNTIFNGGIFKYHPFFPGGEPLEVKVGERVRIYFVNAGPNEFSALHPIAEIWDNVYESGNPANKFTGVQTYVVGPGSGATFDMIVDNPGAYPVVTHSLTGALRGAIAVVIANQNPKDYKGQLMPNTPWNP
- the queG gene encoding tRNA epoxyqueuosine(34) reductase QueG; the encoded protein is MSLTTAIKQQARTLGFDAIGIVRLANNDAPSTLTPQPLEPCSDNATKIVPQLYHRLTEWLRRGYHGTMTWMERAPDKRADPRVVLPGCQSIISVGINYLTDHRANEQPGHGRIARYAWGKDYHKVFETRLKQLEEFIKILAPATHTRSYSDTGPLMEKAWAEQAGLGWIGKHSNLVSADHGSWLLLGEILTTVELEPDAPATDLCGSCTLCIQACPTNAIVQPYEIDATRCISYLTIELRGDESVIPQELHAGMGNKIFGCDDCLDVCPFNLRAEPTRESAFQPSAVTLAPSLDELSRLDEQTFLTLFQQSPIRRAKIHGFQRNIAIAQKNKTRS
- a CDS encoding DGQHR domain-containing protein, which gives rise to MLATRITQKEGTFYFIAYKADHLLDKVRFTSRYYFEGEEIAQAKITEHDEVAQFIAGIERSEKGFQRVLNRQKIKQIVNLYETVVAQPMIPGTVLLFTDETLRFQKLDGSESIGNLSEPKGKYLVIDGQHRLAGLHFFHEKHPDQSLQVEVPCLLFDGRSADFATEMFVIINSTHTRINRSHLVDLYEKVSWESPEKKFTAKVVNLLYSESDSPLQYKINRLGGRSKQEKWVLQSEVFNELLKLVTAHKRWIESHLDMKAVRCYALVRDYFKGVKDVMGEPWGQNDRYMFTRDVTLKALIRVLDDLIVDRKLITAWEEQRSHQPFAELVKPWATLTKDFRADGFYERFPAKGQLERVRKIHQRLLDAIVG
- a CDS encoding SRPBCC family protein, which encodes MSGRRTGAARTLLALIAFELLLSVAVMGAAVSGGAETDRLEVAVEPQGGVRATAQVLFPATSAVIQSLLTDYQHWPELFEVRMKVVQVLVRDGVATVDLRIEHPLMPGERKLVTESTILPNGGLVTDLTGGDFKRYHRVWKLQSIEAGTQTRADFELVVEPHTFVPDRIIAIVMRQELETHFRIVKQKALEQAKR
- the thiE gene encoding thiamine phosphate synthase, whose translation is MPRPMLSGLYVILDPSVCPDRPLHEVLTVSAQAGATLFQYRNKSASMKDAYIEAMELRKLAAELEVLFIVNDRCDLALAVDADGVHLGQGDLPLNLARKVMGPDKLIGISTHHAEQVRAATAGQPDYLGFGPIFKPVSKLDHDPVVGIAGLNAIRALTPLPIFAIGGMTLDHVQDVIGAGANGVAVISAILKASDIRHTVSDFVARLARPTSPSV
- the bioD gene encoding dethiobiotin synthase; this encodes MNHGIFITGTDTGVGKTLVAAALALHLKKHGYSVGVMKPIETGVSPATENQSDAARLRSTIESEEPLGAIRPYAFKIPSAPLTAAQAEGQTINLETISKVYRLLSKQYDHLVIEGVGGVLVPVTPKVMVTDLIKQLRLPVVVVGRSGLGGINHALLTIEVLQRRKITVVALVLNQTQSVRSDMSRIQERSTLDILRKQAGVPVLGPLPFAPGLPGRFRPTVIRLARSAAITHLAKLVLQAGRRSH